One region of Halalkalicoccus tibetensis genomic DNA includes:
- a CDS encoding ParA family protein, with the protein MSKANDTAERGVARVTVANQKGGAGKTTDVIHTGGALSARGHDVLLVDIDYHGGLTCSLGYSDLYYDTDRTTLFDVLDFDQMDLVNDILVEHEEFDILPASEKLANNKNIQTLLEAPKSRERLGMVLDELDTDYDYIIVDTPPSLNVLTDNALVATGNVVIPVIPEKLNANSLQIFAKQLGSLEPAYGDINRLAIICNRVEQNGEHRDTIQEIQSAYSLPVFEIPKRTDLSQSIGDGVSVFGFSKDNKRVQDARQLFNDIADLFDETFEKTAPVEVEA; encoded by the coding sequence ATGAGCAAAGCGAACGATACAGCCGAGAGGGGTGTTGCACGAGTTACCGTAGCGAATCAGAAAGGTGGTGCGGGAAAAACCACTGACGTGATCCACACCGGTGGCGCGCTTTCCGCACGTGGTCACGATGTTCTCCTCGTCGATATCGATTACCATGGCGGACTCACGTGTTCGCTTGGGTACAGTGATCTATACTACGATACCGATCGAACTACTCTCTTCGATGTTTTGGACTTCGACCAGATGGATCTCGTTAACGACATTCTCGTCGAACACGAAGAGTTCGATATCCTGCCTGCCAGCGAGAAGCTCGCGAACAACAAGAACATCCAGACGTTACTCGAGGCACCGAAGAGCCGAGAACGGCTAGGAATGGTACTCGACGAACTCGATACGGATTACGACTATATTATCGTCGATACACCTCCGTCTCTCAACGTCCTCACCGACAATGCACTCGTTGCTACCGGAAACGTGGTCATTCCAGTCATCCCCGAGAAACTCAACGCTAACAGCCTCCAGATCTTTGCAAAACAGCTGGGATCGCTTGAACCAGCCTACGGCGATATCAACCGCCTCGCTATTATCTGTAATCGCGTCGAACAGAACGGAGAGCACCGAGATACGATTCAGGAGATCCAGTCAGCGTATTCACTCCCCGTCTTCGAGATACCGAAACGGACGGATCTCTCCCAATCTATCGGCGACGGGGTCTCCGTTTTCGGGTTCAGCAAAGACAATAAGCGTGTTCAGGATGCCCGGCAGCTCTTCAACGATATCGCTGATCTCTTCGATGAAACCTTCGAGAAGACTGCTCCCGTGGAGGTAGAAGCATGA
- a CDS encoding ribonuclease H-like domain-containing protein: MVSSVAAARIACTSPLFVEQATATELDDWLTYTDPHLVLLSGTSSAPRAASVLRRCTEADTMIFQPAGRTPTTGPQLLNDVQLVLAPTVEALERLPEYEQEVFDTEEPIYVLSNLLELNIDTTTLSTTLVGHNGYSKPFTHEQLHGDYRHISTQLPANYRREWNDLTIIGSGGDAGHAGTPLTTLHCRTDGRVLTEQLQPTRLGLQALDGVGSTRARHLREAGFTERAEVANAEPSTLTDVQGLGRATAERIQKSAQAIARGEIVRESEETLPHGEPVYIDIETDGLSPTITWLIGMLDGSAQDGEYLSFIQTDPDAPGQAIEDFMLWYLANASHRPLVAYNGWTFDFQVIHDHIIEYCPQYEDDWQRTYRFDPYQWTVEDGNAIFPGRTNKLEDVAAALGYERTETGLTGAAVARAYQQWMRDRSPAAEPDWGQFKAYCEDDVRALATIYEALEASSRIVSTGSHSRDIDESTTQGTLSDW; the protein is encoded by the coding sequence ATGGTATCTTCGGTTGCAGCCGCCCGGATCGCATGCACATCACCGCTCTTCGTCGAGCAGGCAACGGCAACCGAGCTCGACGACTGGCTCACATACACTGATCCACATCTCGTCTTGCTTTCAGGTACGTCCTCAGCGCCCCGTGCTGCGAGCGTTCTCCGGCGCTGCACCGAGGCGGACACCATGATCTTCCAGCCAGCAGGGCGAACGCCCACGACCGGTCCACAGCTCCTCAACGACGTTCAGCTCGTTCTCGCGCCGACAGTAGAGGCGCTCGAACGACTGCCGGAATACGAACAGGAGGTCTTTGATACGGAGGAACCGATCTACGTCCTCAGTAACTTACTCGAGTTGAACATCGATACGACGACGCTCTCGACAACACTCGTTGGCCACAACGGGTACAGCAAGCCCTTCACTCACGAGCAGCTGCATGGTGACTATCGGCATATCTCAACCCAGCTCCCGGCCAACTATCGACGCGAATGGAATGACCTAACGATCATCGGCAGTGGTGGCGACGCTGGCCACGCAGGAACGCCATTAACCACGCTTCACTGTCGCACTGATGGACGCGTTCTCACAGAGCAGCTACAGCCCACTCGACTCGGATTACAGGCACTCGATGGCGTTGGTAGCACACGCGCCCGACACCTTCGAGAGGCGGGGTTCACAGAGCGTGCTGAAGTCGCTAATGCCGAACCCAGTACGCTCACTGATGTCCAGGGTCTTGGCCGGGCTACCGCAGAACGGATCCAGAAGAGTGCACAAGCTATCGCTCGCGGTGAAATCGTTCGTGAGTCCGAAGAGACGTTACCCCATGGTGAGCCAGTCTATATCGATATCGAGACCGATGGTCTGAGTCCGACGATCACGTGGCTGATCGGTATGCTTGACGGATCAGCACAGGACGGGGAGTATCTCTCATTCATTCAGACGGATCCTGACGCACCGGGACAGGCGATTGAGGACTTCATGCTCTGGTATCTAGCAAACGCGAGCCATCGACCGCTTGTCGCGTACAACGGCTGGACGTTCGATTTCCAGGTCATTCATGACCACATCATCGAGTACTGCCCGCAGTACGAAGACGACTGGCAGCGTACCTATCGGTTCGATCCATATCAGTGGACCGTTGAGGACGGCAACGCGATTTTCCCCGGTCGAACGAACAAGCTCGAGGACGTTGCAGCCGCTCTCGGCTATGAACGTACTGAGACCGGATTGACCGGCGCTGCAGTCGCCCGCGCGTATCAACAGTGGATGAGAGACCGGTCACCAGCGGCGGAACCTGATTGGGGGCAGTTCAAAGCCTACTGCGAAGACGACGTGAGAGCACTCGCTACCATTTACGAAGCACTCGAAGCAAGTAGCCGGATCGTCTCAACTGGATCGCACTCACGCGATATCGACGAATCGACGACCCAAGGAACACTCTCGGATTGGTGA
- a CDS encoding asparaginase produces the protein MMGITGGAGLTSSTAGGTEDEAEEAELSEYDGTVVQVLSMGGTIASTPGEGGASPSQSGDALIESVPELNDYADEILVDQVTQLGSFNLEQSDVADLGEAARDVEDIADGIVVTHGTDTMEESAYHLDLALDLDIPVVFTGAQRRPDEVSTDGPANLITSFRAATHGEIRSGVYIAFNEELHAARDVTKTHSSKLETFESPDKGPVAVFTRDDARLFREPRSYSASLPALRPNKTVSIASSGQGMDDRQIRVAIEQGDDGLVLDGFGLGNTSETLSDAVRDAVDSGIPVVVTSRTYAGTLNAIYGDGGGQTLQDHGALSGEDLPAHKARIKLLLALEATESMTELREYFGSW, from the coding sequence ATGATGGGGATTACCGGTGGCGCAGGACTCACAAGCAGTACTGCTGGAGGGACCGAAGACGAGGCGGAAGAGGCCGAACTATCGGAATATGATGGGACCGTCGTGCAAGTACTGAGTATGGGCGGGACGATTGCAAGCACCCCTGGAGAGGGAGGGGCATCCCCGTCTCAAAGTGGTGACGCGCTGATCGAATCAGTGCCCGAGCTAAACGATTATGCTGACGAGATCCTCGTTGATCAAGTCACGCAACTGGGGAGCTTTAATCTCGAGCAGAGTGACGTCGCCGATCTCGGCGAGGCCGCTCGCGACGTTGAGGACATCGCTGACGGTATCGTCGTAACTCACGGTACCGATACGATGGAAGAATCGGCGTACCACCTGGATTTAGCGTTAGATCTCGACATCCCGGTTGTCTTCACTGGTGCCCAGCGTCGGCCGGATGAAGTGAGTACAGATGGGCCTGCGAATCTCATAACCTCGTTCCGGGCTGCGACACACGGGGAGATTCGTAGCGGTGTCTACATCGCTTTCAACGAGGAACTGCATGCAGCCCGCGATGTAACGAAGACGCACTCGAGCAAGCTAGAGACATTCGAATCACCGGACAAAGGCCCGGTTGCGGTATTTACACGCGACGACGCGCGACTATTCCGCGAGCCGAGGAGCTACTCTGCGTCGCTTCCCGCGCTCCGTCCAAATAAAACGGTGTCAATCGCTTCCTCCGGACAGGGAATGGATGACCGGCAGATCCGGGTTGCAATCGAACAAGGCGATGATGGACTCGTTCTCGATGGGTTCGGCCTCGGGAATACCAGCGAAACGTTGAGTGATGCTGTCCGGGATGCAGTCGATAGTGGCATACCCGTCGTTGTGACGTCGCGGACGTATGCAGGCACACTTAACGCGATCTACGGAGATGGTGGTGGGCAAACACTGCAGGATCACGGTGCGCTCAGTGGCGAGGATTTACCCGCTCACAAGGCACGAATCAAGCTCCTGTTGGCGCTGGAGGCAACGGAGAGCATGACGGAACTTCGCGAATACTTCGGCTCGTGGTGA
- a CDS encoding polysaccharide deacetylase, protein MGDIDVAIGVDADCVAGWLGSYGGEDSPADLSRGLSAGNEGIPRMVQLFEDEDIDTSWYIPGHTIETFREEVQAVADAGHEIGVHGYSHENPTDLSREQEDEILQLSKELVEDVTGQEPVGHRASWWEFSENTPELVEEHGFLYDSSLMEREFEPGWMRKGDSWEKIKYDQDPETWTEPYQYGEETDIVEIPISWYRDDIPAMLFIKQPTYHAGYKDPEMMYEQYYKKQFDYLYNRRGAGVYTFTIHPDLHGLPHMIPHLEDFIKYVKGHENAEFRTLEDIAHKYKDDPSVYESEGRYI, encoded by the coding sequence ATGGGAGATATTGACGTAGCCATCGGTGTCGATGCTGACTGTGTCGCTGGTTGGCTAGGCTCGTACGGGGGCGAAGATTCGCCAGCGGATCTGTCGCGGGGCTTGTCCGCTGGGAACGAAGGAATTCCTCGAATGGTGCAACTATTCGAGGATGAGGATATCGATACCTCGTGGTATATCCCTGGACACACAATCGAGACGTTCCGTGAGGAAGTGCAAGCTGTCGCGGACGCCGGCCATGAGATCGGTGTGCACGGCTATTCTCACGAGAATCCGACTGACCTTTCTCGAGAGCAGGAAGACGAAATCCTCCAGCTCTCGAAGGAGCTGGTCGAGGACGTAACCGGACAGGAGCCGGTCGGCCATCGAGCGAGTTGGTGGGAGTTCAGCGAGAATACTCCGGAGCTCGTCGAAGAGCATGGTTTTCTCTATGATAGCAGCCTGATGGAACGCGAGTTCGAACCGGGCTGGATGCGCAAAGGCGATAGCTGGGAGAAGATCAAATACGACCAGGATCCCGAGACGTGGACGGAACCCTATCAGTACGGGGAGGAGACCGATATCGTTGAAATCCCGATCAGCTGGTACCGTGACGATATTCCCGCGATGTTGTTCATCAAGCAGCCGACCTATCATGCTGGCTATAAGGATCCGGAGATGATGTATGAACAGTACTACAAGAAGCAGTTCGACTACCTGTACAATCGGCGGGGTGCCGGCGTCTATACGTTCACGATTCATCCGGATCTGCATGGACTCCCGCATATGATCCCGCACTTAGAGGACTTCATCAAGTACGTTAAAGGGCATGAGAACGCAGAGTTCAGAACTCTCGAAGATATCGCACACAAGTACAAAGACGACCCGTCGGTCTACGAATCCGAGGGCCGGTACATCTAA
- a CDS encoding archaea-specific SMC-related protein, translating into MPSLQNMTADVEVENIGGIDTASVEFTPGVTILAGRNATNRTSFLRSLMAALGSDRASLKGDADHGTVSLALDEETYTRELTRTSGGVTFAGDPYLDDPQLADLFAFLLESNPARRAVVHNDDLRELILRPVDIDAIEARISQFQAEKRSIDNQLSELSEAEREHGSLEEEHVRVTTQLEDAETDLEDARETLRTAQQSDSESTDSDQLDELQETQSQLEDVTYNLETERESVSSLEDEHTDLETELEELPTIDEDELDDLASEIERIRGRKRELDEIISQLQTVIQFNEQITDDGVTDLLGNEEATQPEADGGSVTDQLVADQSDEVTCWTCGSEVDTDQIELTVSRLQDLRQEKVERRNELNRELEELKAQRKDHATTRDKRAELERTLETTESELADRTDRIDELESQREELIEEIGDLESAVEADENDEELLAAQKEVTQLELKRDRLERQRDALEDDIAELESQLEKRGQLEARREEINAELEELRTRIERVEREAIEAFNEHMETVVELLDYGNLARIWLEYRHPEGTDDASFELHVTRQTDDGTTYEDSVTHLSESEREVTGLVLALAGYLVHDVHEEMPFILLDSLEAIDSERIAQLVEYLEEYASYIVVALLPEDANALDDDYQRVAEI; encoded by the coding sequence ATGCCTTCGCTTCAAAATATGACCGCTGACGTCGAGGTCGAGAATATCGGTGGTATCGACACTGCTTCAGTCGAGTTCACTCCTGGTGTCACGATCCTCGCGGGACGAAACGCAACTAACCGAACGTCGTTTCTGCGATCGCTGATGGCGGCCCTCGGTAGCGACCGGGCATCGCTCAAAGGGGACGCCGACCACGGCACGGTTTCGCTTGCGCTCGATGAGGAGACCTATACTCGCGAGCTGACGCGTACGAGCGGTGGCGTTACGTTCGCCGGCGATCCCTACCTCGACGATCCACAACTGGCCGATCTGTTTGCCTTCCTGCTTGAGTCCAATCCGGCCCGCCGCGCCGTCGTCCACAACGACGATCTCCGCGAGCTCATTCTCCGGCCAGTCGACATTGATGCGATCGAAGCCCGAATCAGCCAATTCCAGGCCGAAAAGCGCAGCATCGATAACCAACTCTCGGAACTGTCCGAAGCCGAGCGTGAACACGGTTCGCTGGAAGAAGAGCACGTACGCGTCACAACGCAGCTCGAGGACGCCGAAACGGATCTCGAAGACGCACGTGAAACGCTACGGACTGCCCAGCAATCCGATTCGGAGAGTACGGATTCGGATCAACTCGATGAACTGCAGGAAACACAGTCCCAGCTCGAGGACGTCACCTATAACCTCGAAACTGAACGGGAAAGCGTCTCTTCGCTCGAGGACGAACACACCGATCTCGAAACGGAGCTTGAGGAGCTCCCGACGATTGATGAGGACGAGCTCGACGATCTGGCCAGTGAGATCGAACGGATTCGGGGTCGGAAACGCGAACTCGATGAGATCATCTCCCAGCTCCAAACAGTCATCCAGTTCAACGAACAGATCACAGACGACGGAGTCACTGATCTTCTCGGCAACGAAGAGGCAACCCAGCCGGAAGCGGATGGTGGGTCAGTAACTGATCAGTTGGTCGCAGACCAATCGGACGAGGTCACCTGCTGGACCTGCGGCTCAGAGGTCGACACCGATCAGATCGAGTTGACGGTTTCGCGTCTTCAGGATTTGCGCCAAGAGAAAGTCGAACGGCGCAACGAACTCAACCGAGAGCTTGAGGAGCTCAAAGCTCAGCGCAAAGACCACGCCACAACGAGAGACAAGCGTGCCGAACTCGAACGGACACTCGAGACGACCGAATCGGAACTCGCCGATCGAACCGATCGGATCGACGAGCTCGAATCACAACGAGAGGAGCTGATCGAGGAGATCGGTGATTTAGAATCAGCCGTCGAAGCCGACGAGAACGACGAGGAGCTCCTGGCAGCCCAAAAGGAAGTTACCCAACTCGAGCTCAAGCGGGATCGACTCGAACGCCAGCGCGATGCACTTGAGGATGATATCGCCGAGCTTGAATCCCAACTCGAGAAGCGCGGGCAGCTCGAGGCTCGCCGCGAGGAGATCAACGCGGAACTCGAGGAGCTTCGAACGCGCATCGAGCGTGTCGAGCGCGAGGCGATCGAGGCGTTCAACGAGCATATGGAGACCGTCGTTGAACTCCTCGATTACGGGAATCTCGCGCGAATTTGGCTCGAATACCGTCATCCAGAAGGAACTGATGATGCGAGCTTCGAGTTGCACGTGACACGCCAAACGGATGATGGGACGACCTACGAGGACTCCGTCACGCATCTAAGCGAGAGCGAGCGTGAGGTGACTGGACTGGTGCTCGCACTGGCGGGCTATCTCGTCCACGACGTCCACGAGGAGATGCCGTTCATCCTGCTGGATTCTTTGGAGGCGATCGACTCTGAGCGTATTGCACAGTTAGTCGAGTATCTCGAAGAGTACGCCTCCTATATCGTGGTTGCACTACTGCCTGAGGACGCGAATGCGCTCGATGACGACTACCAACGGGTTGCAGAGATCTGA
- a CDS encoding ATP-binding protein — protein MVGFVDRDEELDQLTECYESETAEFVVIYGRRRLGKSELVRQSIADRNNAIYYQAVESTAQNQLEQFVDTATAQFPSLRNVRRDWEALFEALGEEDAIVVIDEFPFLLEEDESLPSRIQRVWDTQLQETGMTLVLVGSSISVMEEKVLSGSAPLYGRRTATIDLKPLSASDARRFFPEYNPETAITAWAIYGGTPHYLQTIDPDQPLATNVQQSILSERGLLYTEPEFLLRTELRQPNTYFSILRALAHGRRTPNEIAGMAGVESQSLSTYLQKLRRLRLVERHIPVTASPTASKRGRYRIAAPLFRFWFRFVYGNQDRLRILGENAYDEFVAPELADHVSPLFERLCQRALPRLVDRRFSNVGQWWFKQHELDVLGLSEEGLVAGECKFTSQPVSEGVLSNLEQTTSEVRWADEPANTQPLYVLFSRSGYTDDLTRAAKSRNDVYLYDLSDVLSVV, from the coding sequence ATGGTCGGATTTGTTGATCGAGACGAGGAACTCGATCAACTTACAGAGTGTTACGAGTCCGAGACGGCGGAATTCGTCGTAATTTACGGACGTCGTCGGCTCGGGAAGAGCGAGTTAGTCCGACAATCCATCGCGGATCGGAACAATGCGATCTACTATCAGGCGGTCGAATCCACTGCGCAGAATCAACTCGAGCAGTTCGTCGACACTGCAACCGCGCAGTTCCCGTCACTACGGAACGTTCGTCGAGACTGGGAAGCACTGTTCGAAGCGCTTGGTGAGGAGGATGCTATCGTCGTTATTGACGAGTTCCCGTTCCTCCTCGAGGAAGACGAGTCCCTCCCCTCGAGAATTCAGCGCGTCTGGGACACGCAGTTACAAGAGACCGGCATGACGCTCGTTCTCGTCGGCTCATCGATCAGCGTCATGGAAGAGAAAGTTCTGTCCGGGAGTGCACCGCTGTATGGCCGTCGGACCGCGACGATTGATTTGAAACCGCTCTCGGCCAGTGATGCACGTCGATTTTTCCCGGAATATAACCCCGAGACGGCGATCACGGCATGGGCGATCTATGGAGGAACACCGCATTATCTCCAGACCATTGATCCTGATCAGCCATTAGCAACGAACGTTCAACAGTCGATTCTCTCCGAGCGCGGGCTCCTGTATACGGAACCGGAATTCCTGCTTCGAACTGAACTCCGGCAACCGAACACGTATTTCAGTATCCTTCGGGCGCTAGCACACGGCCGCCGAACACCGAACGAGATCGCAGGCATGGCCGGTGTGGAGTCCCAATCGCTTAGTACGTATCTCCAGAAGCTCCGTCGGCTGCGTCTCGTTGAACGACATATTCCTGTAACAGCATCACCGACTGCATCGAAACGGGGTCGATATCGTATCGCTGCACCGTTGTTCCGTTTCTGGTTCCGGTTCGTATACGGGAATCAAGATCGACTTCGAATTCTCGGAGAGAACGCGTATGACGAGTTCGTCGCACCGGAGCTTGCGGATCATGTGAGCCCGTTGTTCGAGCGGCTCTGTCAGCGCGCGCTGCCACGGCTTGTCGACCGACGGTTCTCCAATGTCGGTCAGTGGTGGTTCAAACAGCACGAGCTGGATGTCCTTGGGCTGAGTGAGGAGGGCCTCGTGGCTGGTGAGTGTAAGTTCACGTCACAACCGGTGAGTGAAGGTGTACTTTCGAACCTCGAGCAAACGACGTCGGAAGTACGGTGGGCAGATGAACCAGCGAACACTCAACCGCTGTACGTCTTATTTAGCCGCTCTGGGTACACCGATGATCTCACACGTGCAGCTAAATCTCGAAACGATGTCTATCTCTACGATCTGTCTGATGTACTCTCTGTTGTATAA
- a CDS encoding DEAD/DEAH box helicase: MSPDSNTSEHPITAHGLAQTVPQYQDQLEHAETIRAVDGEYVDPSTVLRDDFAARFREAVGELFVHQAQALEHLTAGENVCVATSTSSGKTFVYALQAARNHLTNPDATALLVYPTKALSRDQEQELTAFFSDLGLDISVRVYDGDTPQDHRKQIRETADVIITNFAGVNVYLGQHPRWKSFLANCELIAIDESHTYTGVHGMHVAWTIRRLRRILAYYEQDPRLVCTSATIGNPAEHSERLTGAPFTVVDGDGSPQAKRDIAFWKPPVDEEEIDPDADIEDFYSAQTNPVREASSLLAHLGLHGIQTLMFTRSRKNAELGAKYADSAVRTHPQSGHLRTEAYHAGLGKKTRRSTEYQFKSGQLDGLTSTNALELGIDIGSMDATILTGYPGTRQSFWQQVGRSGREDADALSVFVARADAIDQYILDHPDYVLADAIEDAVIGLENNPVYAQHILCAADEQPLTAADRDWFDGERLDRAVKMWSDAGRLAGDLSRSVRYTGRPRPQSDISMYTTSNTQFDVRCSGGEIDMEPLDRERAYRDHHEGALFLHSGVQYEVVEFVEDVPNPYITVQEVQTNEYTETSSEKTIRDLRPEATRDLGNGYRLSWGMGTVEIHYTHYQRKEIQTGTASTPLQPTGLPPIELNTHLVWIELPSEFQTTILEGVADVDAASMTDGEIMEVFGGGLHGAEHGMIKLTPLELRMDKSDLGGLSTPVHATTGVPTWFIHDAVEGGLGFSKRIYEQFDTIASRTRDRVVQCECEGTNGCPACIMDSQCGNRNQYLHSEATTLVLDKVLDQFV, translated from the coding sequence ATGAGTCCAGACTCAAACACATCGGAACACCCGATCACGGCACACGGGCTTGCCCAAACGGTCCCCCAGTATCAGGACCAGCTGGAACATGCGGAAACGATCCGTGCTGTCGACGGCGAGTACGTTGATCCGTCTACAGTCCTCCGTGACGATTTCGCGGCCCGGTTTCGTGAAGCGGTCGGTGAGCTGTTCGTACATCAGGCACAGGCGCTTGAGCATCTCACCGCAGGCGAGAACGTCTGCGTTGCAACGTCAACGTCGTCCGGGAAGACCTTCGTGTACGCGTTACAAGCCGCGAGAAACCACCTCACCAACCCAGACGCAACAGCGCTCCTGGTCTATCCGACGAAAGCACTCTCACGAGATCAAGAGCAGGAGCTCACCGCGTTCTTCAGCGATCTCGGCCTCGACATCTCGGTACGGGTGTATGACGGTGATACCCCACAGGATCACCGCAAGCAGATCCGCGAGACCGCGGATGTCATCATCACGAACTTCGCTGGCGTGAACGTCTATCTCGGTCAGCATCCCCGCTGGAAATCGTTCTTAGCGAACTGTGAGCTCATCGCGATAGACGAATCCCATACGTACACGGGCGTTCATGGGATGCACGTCGCGTGGACGATTCGCCGACTTCGGCGGATCCTTGCGTATTATGAGCAGGATCCACGGCTCGTCTGTACGTCCGCAACAATCGGCAATCCTGCCGAGCACTCCGAACGCCTCACCGGAGCACCGTTCACAGTCGTCGATGGCGACGGGTCGCCACAGGCGAAGCGGGACATCGCCTTCTGGAAGCCTCCGGTCGATGAAGAGGAGATCGATCCGGATGCTGATATCGAGGATTTCTATTCGGCACAGACGAATCCTGTCCGAGAGGCGAGTTCGCTCCTTGCTCATCTCGGGCTGCACGGCATCCAGACCCTGATGTTCACGCGCAGCCGGAAGAACGCGGAACTCGGCGCGAAGTACGCCGACTCTGCTGTACGTACCCATCCGCAATCCGGACATCTGCGTACGGAGGCGTATCATGCAGGGCTCGGAAAGAAGACCCGTCGCAGCACGGAGTACCAGTTCAAAAGCGGGCAACTGGACGGACTGACGTCCACAAACGCGTTGGAACTGGGTATCGATATCGGGTCGATGGACGCGACGATCCTGACGGGGTATCCCGGAACCCGCCAGTCGTTCTGGCAGCAGGTGGGTCGGTCGGGTCGTGAAGACGCCGATGCGTTGTCCGTGTTCGTCGCTCGGGCTGACGCTATCGACCAGTACATCCTCGATCATCCCGACTACGTCCTCGCAGATGCAATCGAGGATGCCGTTATCGGCCTCGAGAACAACCCCGTGTACGCTCAACATATTCTCTGCGCTGCCGACGAACAGCCGTTAACGGCTGCGGATCGGGACTGGTTCGATGGAGAGCGGCTCGACCGTGCTGTGAAGATGTGGTCGGACGCTGGAAGGCTAGCTGGCGACCTTTCGCGTAGCGTCCGATACACCGGCCGGCCTCGGCCTCAGTCGGATATTTCGATGTACACGACATCGAACACGCAGTTCGATGTTCGGTGCTCTGGTGGTGAGATCGATATGGAACCGCTCGATAGGGAGCGAGCGTACCGTGATCACCACGAGGGTGCATTATTCCTTCATAGCGGTGTTCAGTACGAGGTCGTCGAATTCGTCGAGGACGTTCCGAATCCGTATATCACCGTCCAGGAGGTGCAGACAAACGAGTATACGGAGACGAGCTCCGAGAAAACGATTCGAGACCTGCGGCCCGAAGCTACGCGTGATCTCGGAAACGGCTATCGGCTCTCGTGGGGGATGGGAACGGTTGAGATACACTATACGCACTATCAGCGCAAGGAGATCCAGACAGGTACTGCGAGCACTCCGCTACAGCCCACTGGTTTACCCCCAATCGAATTGAATACGCATCTCGTGTGGATCGAGCTACCCTCGGAGTTCCAAACAACGATTCTCGAGGGAGTTGCGGATGTGGACGCAGCCTCGATGACCGACGGGGAGATCATGGAGGTGTTCGGTGGTGGGTTGCATGGTGCCGAGCATGGCATGATCAAACTCACGCCGTTGGAGTTGCGGATGGATAAGTCGGATCTTGGGGGATTGAGCACGCCCGTTCATGCGACGACTGGTGTGCCGACCTGGTTTATTCATGACGCGGTGGAAGGTGGACTCGGATTCAGCAAACGTATTTACGAGCAATTTGATACAATTGCTAGCCGGACTCGGGATCGAGTTGTACAGTGTGAGTGTGAGGGTACGAATGGGTGTCCGGCCTGCATCATGGATTCACAGTGTGGAAACCGAAACCAGTATCTGCATTCTGAGGCAACCACACTGGTCTTGGACAAAGTCCTTGACCAGTTTGTGTGA